The genome window GACGTGCGAATGCGCTTCTGACCACAGTCTGTTTTCCTCGACTTCTGTAAACAGTGTTTGGTATAAAGCTAGACATTCCGCCCCCATTAGCGGTTGATATAACATCGTAATAATTTTTCTGTCGGCACCGGTCAAGATTCCACTTGCTTTCACTTGATAGCTGTCTACCGCTTGAAGCTCCATCCAAAATTCCGTCAATTTACTCACCTATCTTTATTTTTTTCCATTAAATCTTTTAACTCTTCGACAAAAACGCTGATATCTTTAAATTGGCGATAAACCGAAGCGAAGCGCACGTAGGCTACTTCATCGAGATTCGCTAATTTATTCATCACTTTTTCACCAATTAAGTCAGACGCTATTTCGCTGTCTCCAATATTTCGCAGTTCGCGTTCTACCTCATTGACAATTTCTTCAATTTGTTCTGCGCTAACTGGCCGTTTTTCACAAGCTCTTATTAAACCGCGTCGCACTTTTTCACGAGCGAATTCTTCTCTTGCTCCGTCTTTTTTCACAACTATTAAAGGACTCTCTTCTACCTTTTCAAAAGTAGTAAAACGAAATCCGCATTTTTCACATTCACGCCGTCTTCGGATGGAATTGCCATCATCTGCCGGTCTTGAGTCTACAACACGTGTACCATTATATTGACAAGTAGGACATCTCATAAAAAACCACTCCTATCTCTAGCTTTCTCAATCTGTTTATTTGTATGCCTCATTATACCATGTGAAAGTAAGGGTGGCTATTTGTTCTTTACAAAACGCTCGATAAATGTATAAACTTGTTTTTGTGTCTTTTCAAGTGATTCGTTATTATTAATGACAAAATCAGCTTTTTTTGCCTTTTCATCAATTCCTATTTGGCTGTTAATCCTTGCTAACGCCTCTTCTTTAGTAAGATTATTTCGCTCCATC of Listeria monocytogenes contains these proteins:
- the nrdR gene encoding transcriptional regulator NrdR, which produces MRCPTCQYNGTRVVDSRPADDGNSIRRRRECEKCGFRFTTFEKVEESPLIVVKKDGAREEFAREKVRRGLIRACEKRPVSAEQIEEIVNEVERELRNIGDSEIASDLIGEKVMNKLANLDEVAYVRFASVYRQFKDISVFVEELKDLMEKNKDR